The region GATGGCGCGCAAACCCGCCGCCGAACCGGCCCGCAAGCCGGCGAAGAAGTAAGGAGGCCCCGATGGAAACCCTGCCCTGGCTCAACCCCGAACGTGCCCGCACCCTGCTGCGCGGCCTGGACGAACGCATCCTGATCATGGACGGCGCGATGGGCACGATGATCCAGCAACACGAGTTGCAGGAAGCCGACTACCGCGGCGAGCGTTTCGCCGAAGGTTACGACCGGCTGTACGCGGGCGGCCACGACGGCGACGCCGAGCACGTCCATGGCGAGGCCTGCGGCTGCTCGCGCGACCAGCGCGGCAACAACGACCTGCTGACCCTCACCCGGCCCGACATCATCGGCGGCATCCACGCCGAATACCTCGCCGCTGGCGCCGACCTGATCGAGACCAACACCTTCAACTCGACCACGATCTCGCTGGCCGACTACGGCCTGGAGCACCTGGCGCGCGAACTCAACGAAGAAGGCGCGCGTCTGGCCCGCCAGGCCTGCGACGAGGCCGAGGCACAGGACGTCAAAGAGGGCAAACCTTCGAAGCCGCGCTACGTGATCGGCGTGCTCGGCCCGACCAGCCGCACCGCTTCGCTGAGCCCGGACGTGAACCAACCCGGCTACCGCGCAATCACCTTCGACGAGTTGCGCATCGCCTACCGCGAAGCCACCGACGGCCTGATCGACGGCGGCGCCGACGTGATCATGGTCGAGACCATCTTCGACACGCTCAACGCCAAGGCCGCGTTGTTCGCGGTCGAGGAAGCCTTCGATGCGCGCGGCGCGCGCCTGCCGATCATGATCTCCGGCACCATCACCGACGCCTCCGGCCGCACCCTCTCGGGCCAGACCGCCGAAGCCTTCTGGTACTCGGTGCGCCACGTCCAGCCGACCGCGATCGGGCTGAACTGCGCTCGGCGCCAAAGACCTGCGCGTGCACATCGACGTGCTGGCGCAGATCGCCGACTCCCACATCAGCACCCATCCGAACGCCGGCCTGCCGAATGCCTTCGGCGGTTACGACGAAACCCCGGAAGACATGGCCGCGGTGCTCGGCGAGTTCGCCCGCGCCGGCCTGCTCAACCTGGTCGGCGGCTGCTGCGGCACGACCCCGGCGCACATCGCCGCGATCGCCGCGGTGGTCGAGGGCGTCGAGCCCCGCCGTCCGCTGCAACTGGTCGAGGCGGCATGACCGCCGTTTCGATCCTCCGTTCCACCACGCGCGGCCTGCATCCGCACCATTCGCACACCCCAGCGATCACGACCCCCACGCCATGACCGCCCTCCCCCGCCAGACCCGTCTCAGCGGCCTCGAACCGCTGCAGATCACGCCCGAAAGCAATTTCGTCAACGTCGGCGAACGCACCAACGTCACCGGCAGCGCGCAGTTCCGCAAGCTGATCACCGAAGCCCGCTACGACGAGGCCGTGGTGGTCGCGCGCCAGCAGGTCGAGAACGGCGCGCAAGTGCTCGACGTCAACATGGACGAAGGTTTGCTCGATTCCGAGCAAGCCATGGTCACCTACCTCAACCTGATCGCGGCCGAGCCCGACATCGCCCGCATCCCGGTAATGGTCGACAGCTCCAAGTGGACGGTGATCGAGGCCGGGCTGAAATGCCTGCAGGGCAAGGGCATCGTCAACTCCATTTCGATGAAGGAAGGCGAAGCCGAGTTCCTGCGCCAGGCCCGCCTGGTCCGGCGTTACGGCGCCGCGGTGGTGGTGATGGCCTTCGACGAGGTCGGCCAGGCCGACACCATCGATCGCAAGGTCGAGATCTGCACCCGCGCTTACAAGCTGCTGACCGAGCGCATCGGTTTCCCGCCCGAGGACATCATCTTCGACCCGAACGTGTTCGCGGTCGCGACCGGCATCGAGGAGCACAACAACTACGCGGTCGATTTCATCGAGGCCACGCGCGAGCTCAAGCGCCGTTTCCCCTACAGCCACATCTCCGGCGGCGTCTCCAACGTCTCGTTCTCGTTCCGCGGCAACGAAGCGGTGCGCCAGGCCATCCACACCGTGTTCCTGTACCACGCCATCAAGGCCGGCATGGACATGGGCATCGTCAACGCCGGCGGCCTGCCGCTGTACGACGACCTCGACAGCGAGCTGCGCGAAGCGGTCGAAGACGTGGTGCTGAACCGCCGCGACGACAGTACCGAGCGCCTGCTGACCCTGGCCGAGCGCTACAAAGGCAAGAAAGGCGAGAAGAAGGTCGAGGACCTGGCCTGGCGCGACAAGCCGGTGCGCGACCGCCTCAGCCATTCGCTGGTGCACGGCATCGACCAGTGGATCGAAGAGGACGCCGAAGCCGCGCGCGCCGAATCCACGCGTCCGCTCGACGTGATCGAAGGCCCGCTGATGGCCGGCATGAACGTGGTCGGCGACCTGTTCGGCGCCGGCAAGATGTTCCTGCCGCAGGTGGTGAAGTCGGCGCGGGTGATGAAGAAGGCCGTGGCCTATCTGCTGCCCTACATCGAGGCCGAAAAACTGCGTACCGGCGACGCCGGCAAGTCCAACGGCAAGATCGTCATGGCCACGGTCAAGGGCGACGTCCACGACATCGGCAAGAACATCGTCGGCGTGGTCCTGGCCTGCAACAACTTCGACGTGGTCGACCTCGGCGTGATGGTGCCGGCGCAGACCATCCTGGACCGCGCCAAGGCCGAGAACGCCGACCTGATCGGCCTGTCCGGGCTGATCACGCCCTCGCTCGAAGAAATGAGCCACGTCGCCCGCGAAATGCAGCGCCAGGGTTTCACCATGCCGCTGTTGATCGGCGGCGCGACCACCTCACGCGCGCACACCGCGCTCAAGATCGACCCGCACTACAAGTCGCCGACGATCTGGGTCAAGGACGCCTCGCGCGCAGTCGGCGTGGCCCAGTCGTTGATCTCGATCGAACTGCGCGAGCCGTTCGTCGCCGCCAACGCTTCCGACTACGCCGAGATCCGTGAGCGCCACCGCAACCGCGGCGACGGCAAGCGCCTGGTCTCGCTGGAAAAAGCCCGCGGCCAGCGCTTCGACGGCCACTGGAGCGAATACGAACCGCCGGCGCCGCTGCAGCCGGGCCTGCACGTGTTCGACGACTACCCGCTCGACGAGTTGGTCGAGTACATCGACTGGACCCCGTTCTTCAACACCTGGGAACTGGCCGGACGCTACCCGGCGATCCTGACCGACGAAATCGTCGGTACCCAGGCCAGCGAGCTCTACCGCGATGCGCGCGCCATGCTCAAGCAGATGGTCGCCGAGAAGTGGGTGCAGGCCAAAGCGGTGTTCGGCTTGTGGCCGGCGAATTCGGTCGGCGACGACGTCGAGGTCGACCACGTGGATGGCGACGGCAAGCGTTCGAGCGTGCGCCTGCACTTCCTGCGCCAACAGGTCGACAAGCCGGTCGACCGGCCCGACCTGTGCCTGGCCGATTTCGTCGCCCCCAAGGACTCCGGCCGCCAGGACTGGATCGGCGGCTTCGCAGTCACCTCCGGCATCGGCATCGAGCCGCACGTCGCCCGCTTCGAGGCCGATCACGACGACTACAACGCGATCATGCTCAAGGCCCTGGCCGACCGCTTCGCCGAGGCCCTGGCCGAACGCATGCACCAGCGCGTGCGCAAGGAATTCTGGGGCTACGCCGCCGACGAGACGCTCGACAACGAGGCCCTGATCGACGAAGGCTACCGCGGCATCCGCCCGGCCCCCGGCTATCCGGCCTGCCCCGAGCACAGCGAGAAGGGCACCCTGTTCCGCATGCTCGACGCGACTCGCCACACCACCCTGGAGCTGACCGAGAGCTTCGCCATGTACCCGACCGCGGCGGTCTCGGGCCTGTATTTCAGCCATCCCGACAGTCAGTACTTCGTGGTCGGCCGGGTCTCCAAGGAGCAGGTCGAGGACTACGCCCGCCGCAAGGGCGCGACCCTGGCGCAGGCCGAACGCTGGCTGGCTTCGAATCTGGATTACGATCCCGAGTAAGACGGACGGGCGGCGCCACCGCCGCCCCCTCCAGGGACTGGTCAACACGAGCGTGCACGGATGAGCGAGATCCTGATACCCGGCGGTTACGAGATCGAGGCGGCCGGCGAGCGCGCCGGCGATGCGCTCGGCAACGCCGCCTTCATCGAAAAACACGCGGCCCCGGGCCGCATCGGCCTGTGCGGCGGGCGCGACTGGATCAACAAACTGATTCGCAAAGCGCAGTCGCCCTTGACCGAGGACGGTCACCGCAGCCTGTGGTCGCACGCCTTCGTCTTCAGCGAACGCCGCATCGACGGGCAATGGTGGGTGATCGAGTCCGATCTCGACCTGCGCTACAAGCAGATCCGCCTGGGCGTGCAGGAAAATCGCGTCGACCGCTACTACGACGCTGAAGCCTTTCCGAACATCGCCATTCTCGATTTCGACCTGAGCCCGGAACAGGTACGCAAGATCCAGATCGCTGGCCTGGACCTGCTGTCGGGCCTGTCGAGTTATTCGATCAGCGAACTGGTCGGCACCCTGATGGCGATGCACAGCCGTCGCCTGCGCCGGCGCAGCAATCTGCTGGCCAAGGAAGGCGCGCTGTATTGCTCGGCGTTGGTCCAGCATTGCTACCACGCCGCCGGCGTCGAGTTCCTGCCCGGCGTGCCCGGCAAGAACATCGCCCCGCACGACATCGACGAATCGCCGCTGCCGCACCGCACCCATCGGATCATCCGCGACCTCGGCGTCTCGACGATCCGCGAACTAGGTCACAAGTCGAAACACTGGCTGAGCAGCGCACTCGATTAGGACTGAGGCGTCCGCGCACAGGCGTGCCGGGATGCGAGGCCGGTACGCATGACGCGCGCACCTCCCGACCTTCGCCGAGCATCGTCCAAGGCGCCATCGTCCAAGGCATTCGTGCCGCCGAATACTTCGGTGTGGACCGGCCGATCCGACACGGGGCCGCAAACGCGACCGGCGCCGCTATCGCACCTCAATACGCAATGGTATGGTGACGCCATTCCTGGCCTGCCCGCGCCGCTTCCAACGCGACCGGCACCCCGACCCGCCCACGGATCGCCATGCAAGACCTGCTGTTGTTCTCCCACGCCAATGGCTTCCCGGCCCCGGTCTACCGGGTGATGCTCGCTGCCCTGGCCGAGCGTTTCCATGTCGTCCGGCCCGAGCGCATCGGCCACGACCCCCGTTATCCGGTGACCCCGGACTGGCCGCATCTGGTCGAGGAACTGGTCGCCCGCGCCGAGAACGCCGCCGGCAATGCGCGCCGGATCTGGCTGGTCGGACACTCGCTGGGCGGCTATCTGAGCCTGCTTGCTGCGCACCGGTTGGCCGACTCGGCGCTGGCCGGGCGAGTCGCCGGCGTGGTCATGTTGGATTCGCCCTTGATCGCCGGCTGGCGCGCGCGCCTGGTTTCGATCGGCCGCCGCACCGGCCTGGACAATCTGCTGATGCCGATGCGCGCCACCTTGCAGCGTCGCCGGCTCTGGCCCGACCGCACCGCGGTACGCGAACACTTCCTGGCCAAGCCCGCGTTCGCCTGCTGGGACCAGCGCGTGCTCGACGATTACGTCGAACACGGCACCCGCGCCGCCGCCGACGGCAGCCGCGAACTCGCGTTCGAGCGCGAGATCGAATACCGGATCTATCACACCCTGCCGACCACGGCGCTCAGCGGCCTGGCGCCGTCGGTCCGCGTGCCGGTCGGCTTTCTGGCCGGCACGCGTTCGCGCGAATTACGCAACGCCGGTTCCGCGCCGACCCAGCGACTGGTCGGCGAACGCTGGCGCTGGATCGAGGGCGGCCACCTGTTTCCGATGGAACGGCCGCTGGACACCGCGCAGGCGATCGCGGCGATGATCGAGGGGATGCGGCCGGCCGTTGCCGACGAAGATCAGGCGAGTTGGGCGCAAGCCGTCAATGGCTGAGTACGCGTTGCGGTCTGCTGCCGCGGGATAGGAGCGGCGCGAGCCGCGACCATGGGACGTGCTGAGGCAACAACGCCGGTGCCCTCTATCGAAGCGGTGCCCTGTCGCGAGAGTAGGAGCGGCGCGAGCCGCGACCGCGAGACGCGCAGAGGCAACAACGCCGATGCTCTCTATCGAAACTATGCTCTGTCGCAAGAGTAGGAGCGGCGCGAGTCGCGACTGCGCTGCGCGGTCTCGCGACGCACCTTCAAGCAAGATCAAACGCTAAGAGCTTCCGCCACTAAAGCGGCGGGTTACTTTCTTTTGTCATAAGCAACAAAAGAAAGGTAACCAAAGAAAAATGCTTTTTCTTTGAATCACCAGCCCGCACGAGCGATGCATACGCGGGGCTTTTTCATACGGGACATCCCTGTCCCGATGAAAAACGGCGCGCATCCCTGCGCGCCGCCCTCCGGGTCTGCTATTGCCTTCGCTAGTGCTCGGCGGCGCACGGCCAGAGCCAGGGCCTTGGATCGAAATGGCTTCGAGAAATTTTCGTCAGCCGAGATTCGCGGTCGCGGCTCGCGCCGCTCCTACCCAAGAGCGACGGCGTTGCCGTTGCCGTTGCCGTTGCCGTTGCCGTTGCCGTTGCCGTTGCCGAGATTTTGATCTGCTTTGCTGCTTTTCCGGTCAAGTGGAGACCCGTAGGGCGCCGCACAGGACGTGCGGCGTTTTCCGATAAGACAGGGACGTCTTATCGGAAAATTCCGGCGCGAGCTGCGTACTCGCAGGGGAGCTTCGTCAAGGAAAAGCATTTTTCTTTGGTGACTTTCTTTTGTTGCTTTGGACAAAAGAAAGTTACCCGCCGCTTTAGTGGCGGAAGCTTTGAGCGTTTGATCTTGATCTTGCTTGACAGAAGCGCCGCAAACCCGGCACGGCGCGGTCGCGGCTCGCGCCGCTCCTACCCCGAAGCCAAAGCCCCGTTGCCGTTGCCGTTGCCGTTGCCGCAAAGATCTTGTCGTTGCTGTGCGCCGTCTCGCACGCGCGAAGGCTAAAGAAGGCCCGGAGGGCGGCCTGCATGGATGCAGGCCGTTTTTCATCGGGACAGGGATGTCCCGTATGAAAAATCCCCGCGTCGGCATCGAACGTGCGGGCCTGTGATTCAAAAGAAAGCAACTTCTTTGGTTACCTTTGACCGAAGGGAATCCAGACGGACTTTTGTTGCTTTAGACAAAAGAAAGTAACCCGCCGCTTTAGTGGCGGAAGCTCTTGGCGTTTGATTCTGGTCTTGCTTGATAGGTGCGCCGCAAACCCAACACAGCGCGGTCGCGGCTCGCGCCGCTCCTACCCTCGCGATCGCGCGCCGCTTTCGATGAACAACATCGGCGTTGTTGTTTCTGCGTGTCCCGTGGTCGCGACTCACGTCGCTCCTACAGGAATCCACAGAGAGCCGAGCCTACGCAACACAACGAAATGGACAGACCCCGGCGGCGCAAGACGCGCCGCCCACGATCACCAGACCAGATCGTCCGGCACCTGGTACAACGGATCGGCGTAAGGATCGTCCTCGGCCGGCGCATTCGGATCGACCTTCAGCGCCACCGCCGGCGCGAAGATCGCCTCGGCCTGCTCCAGCATCGCCGCGGTCACCAACACATAACGGCCTTCGAGCTGGACCACGCCGAGTTCGCCGGCGTTGAGCTGCTTAAGCTGCGCTTCGGTGACGTAGACGCGCTTGATCTTGCCGCCATAAGGGAAGTGACGGGCGATCTCGGCATCGGGCGCATTGAGTGCCTGGTCCTTGAGCGCTTCGGCGAGCTTGGCGCGGGCTTCGCGGCGCAGGCGCGCCTCTTCCTGCTTGGCTTGCTCGGCGGCGATACGTTCGTCTTTCTCGCGCTGGGCGCGGATCGCATAAGCCTTGGCCAGATCGATGTCTTCGCGCGTGCGCGGCTTGCCCTGCCCCGGCCGGCCTGAGCCCTGATTGGCACCAGGGCGGCCCTGGCCGGGCTTGCCGGCGCCGGGACGCTGGCCCTGCGGCCGGTTGGCGTTGGGGCGCTCGGAGCCGGGTCTGTCGGCACCGGGCTTACCGGCACCGGGCCGTTCGCCGTGCGGTCGTGCACCGCGCTCGCCGGGCTTGCGCGCATCGTGACGCGCGGCGCCGGGACGCTCGCCCGGCTTGCCGCCGCGCTTGGGGTCGCCGCTGCGTTCGGAGCGTTCCGGACGTTCGGGTTTGGGAGCCGGCTTGAAGCCAAGGCCCAACAGTTGATCGCGAAGAGTGTCGCTCATGATCCGGTATCAGTAATGCGGCGGGGGTGGTTCGCCGGCGGCATCGCCGCCGGTGAGCGGCGTGGCCGCCATGGCACTGCGCAATTGCTTGATTTCATCGAGCGCGCGGTACATGAGCAGCGAATTGCGCGCTTCCTCGCTGCGTGCCGCGGCGAGTGCGTCGCTGAGTTCATTGAGCGCATGCTCCTGGAACGCTACGCGCGTTTCCAGGTCGATCAGGCGTTGCTCGAGTTCGGAAGTCACAGGCGGTAATCCATGCGTGCCGACGGCTCAATCGCCGTCGATCAGGATCGAGCGCCCGCGCCCGATGCCGTAATAGGCCAGGTCGGCCGCCTCGACCTCGTCGGGATGGTACAGGTTGCGCCCGTCGAAGATCACGCCGTCGGCCAAGGCCTGGCGCACCCGCACGAAATCCGGACTGCGGAACTGCTTCCACTCGGTCACCACGACCAGGGCGTCGGCATCGGCCAGCGCGGCGCGCGCCGAATCGCACAGCGCCAGGTCCTCGCGCTCGCCGAAGATGCGCTCGGCTTCCTCGTTGGCTTCCGGATCGTAGGCGCGCACGCGCGCGCCGGCGTCCCACAACTGGTTCAGCAGCGTGCGGCTCGAGGCCTCGCGCATGTCGTCGGTGTTCGGCTTGAACGCCAGGCCCCAGACCGCGAAGGTCTTGCCGGCGATGTCGCCGCCGTAGTGGCGCTGGATCAGCTCGAACAAATGCCCCTTCTGGCTGTCGTTGACCGCTTCCACCGCGTCGAGCAGGCGTGCCTGGTAGCCGTGCTGCTGGGCGGTGCGGGCCAGCGCCTGCACGTCCTTCGGGAAGCACGAGCCGCCGTAGCCGGCGCCCGGGTAGATGAAGTGCCAGCCGATGCGCGGGTCCGAACCGATGCCGTGGCGGACCATTTCGATGTCGGCGCCGACTTTCTCGGCGATGTTGGCCATTTCGTTCATGAAACTGATCTTGGTCGCCAGCATCGCATTGGCGGCGTACTTGGTCAGTTCGGCCGAGCGCAGGTCCATGTAGACGATGCGTTCGTGATTGCGGTTGAACGGCGCGTACAGGCGCTTGAGTTTTTCCAGCGCGACCGGGCTGGACGCGCCGATCACGATGCGGTCGGGACGCATGCAGTCGTTGACCGCATCGCCTTCCTTGAGGAATTCGGGGTTGGAGGCCACATCGAAGGCCACGTCGACGCCGCGCGCCTGCAATTCGCGGACGATCGTCGCATGGACCTTGTCGGCGGTGCCGACCGGCACGGTCGACTTGTTGACCACCACCACCTGGCGCTCGATATGGCGGCCGATGGTCGTCGCCACGGCGAGCACGTACTTGAGGTCGGCGCTGCCGTCCTCGTCGGGTGGCGTGCCCACGGCGATGAAGATCAGGTCGCCATGAGCGATCGCAGCGGCGGCGTCGGTGGTGAAGTGGAGACGGCCGGCGGCGTGGTTGGCCTTGACCATCGGCTCCAGGCCGGGCTCGTAGATCGGGATCACCCCGCGCTCGAGGCCTTCGATCTTGGCCTGGTCGATATCGACGCAGACCACGTCGTGACCGACATCGGCCAGGCAGGTTCCGGTGACCAGACCCACATAGCCGGTGCCGAAGATGGTGACGCGCATGGGTAGTTCTCTATCGAAGGTATTGCCCGGCCCTGCGGCCGGACTCCGTGCCCGCACGCGCGGGCACGGAGCGTCGCAAGACTCAGTGCTGCGGGTGCGTGCCGCCCATCGCGGCCGATTCCGGGCCGCCGGCAGGACCGCCCGCGCCGGG is a window of Lysobacter antibioticus DNA encoding:
- the metH gene encoding methionine synthase, with product MTALPRQTRLSGLEPLQITPESNFVNVGERTNVTGSAQFRKLITEARYDEAVVVARQQVENGAQVLDVNMDEGLLDSEQAMVTYLNLIAAEPDIARIPVMVDSSKWTVIEAGLKCLQGKGIVNSISMKEGEAEFLRQARLVRRYGAAVVVMAFDEVGQADTIDRKVEICTRAYKLLTERIGFPPEDIIFDPNVFAVATGIEEHNNYAVDFIEATRELKRRFPYSHISGGVSNVSFSFRGNEAVRQAIHTVFLYHAIKAGMDMGIVNAGGLPLYDDLDSELREAVEDVVLNRRDDSTERLLTLAERYKGKKGEKKVEDLAWRDKPVRDRLSHSLVHGIDQWIEEDAEAARAESTRPLDVIEGPLMAGMNVVGDLFGAGKMFLPQVVKSARVMKKAVAYLLPYIEAEKLRTGDAGKSNGKIVMATVKGDVHDIGKNIVGVVLACNNFDVVDLGVMVPAQTILDRAKAENADLIGLSGLITPSLEEMSHVAREMQRQGFTMPLLIGGATTSRAHTALKIDPHYKSPTIWVKDASRAVGVAQSLISIELREPFVAANASDYAEIRERHRNRGDGKRLVSLEKARGQRFDGHWSEYEPPAPLQPGLHVFDDYPLDELVEYIDWTPFFNTWELAGRYPAILTDEIVGTQASELYRDARAMLKQMVAEKWVQAKAVFGLWPANSVGDDVEVDHVDGDGKRSSVRLHFLRQQVDKPVDRPDLCLADFVAPKDSGRQDWIGGFAVTSGIGIEPHVARFEADHDDYNAIMLKALADRFAEALAERMHQRVRKEFWGYAADETLDNEALIDEGYRGIRPAPGYPACPEHSEKGTLFRMLDATRHTTLELTESFAMYPTAAVSGLYFSHPDSQYFVVGRVSKEQVEDYARRKGATLAQAERWLASNLDYDPE
- a CDS encoding alpha/beta fold hydrolase; its protein translation is MQDLLLFSHANGFPAPVYRVMLAALAERFHVVRPERIGHDPRYPVTPDWPHLVEELVARAENAAGNARRIWLVGHSLGGYLSLLAAHRLADSALAGRVAGVVMLDSPLIAGWRARLVSIGRRTGLDNLLMPMRATLQRRRLWPDRTAVREHFLAKPAFACWDQRVLDDYVEHGTRAAADGSRELAFEREIEYRIYHTLPTTALSGLAPSVRVPVGFLAGTRSRELRNAGSAPTQRLVGERWRWIEGGHLFPMERPLDTAQAIAAMIEGMRPAVADEDQASWAQAVNG
- a CDS encoding DUF2058 domain-containing protein, with translation MSDTLRDQLLGLGFKPAPKPERPERSERSGDPKRGGKPGERPGAARHDARKPGERGARPHGERPGAGKPGADRPGSERPNANRPQGQRPGAGKPGQGRPGANQGSGRPGQGKPRTREDIDLAKAYAIRAQREKDERIAAEQAKQEEARLRREARAKLAEALKDQALNAPDAEIARHFPYGGKIKRVYVTEAQLKQLNAGELGVVQLEGRYVLVTAAMLEQAEAIFAPAVALKVDPNAPAEDDPYADPLYQVPDDLVW
- a CDS encoding SlyX family protein, with protein sequence MTSELEQRLIDLETRVAFQEHALNELSDALAAARSEEARNSLLMYRALDEIKQLRSAMAATPLTGGDAAGEPPPPHY
- a CDS encoding UDP-glucose dehydrogenase family protein, whose translation is MRVTIFGTGYVGLVTGTCLADVGHDVVCVDIDQAKIEGLERGVIPIYEPGLEPMVKANHAAGRLHFTTDAAAAIAHGDLIFIAVGTPPDEDGSADLKYVLAVATTIGRHIERQVVVVNKSTVPVGTADKVHATIVRELQARGVDVAFDVASNPEFLKEGDAVNDCMRPDRIVIGASSPVALEKLKRLYAPFNRNHERIVYMDLRSAELTKYAANAMLATKISFMNEMANIAEKVGADIEMVRHGIGSDPRIGWHFIYPGAGYGGSCFPKDVQALARTAQQHGYQARLLDAVEAVNDSQKGHLFELIQRHYGGDIAGKTFAVWGLAFKPNTDDMREASSRTLLNQLWDAGARVRAYDPEANEEAERIFGEREDLALCDSARAALADADALVVVTEWKQFRSPDFVRVRQALADGVIFDGRNLYHPDEVEAADLAYYGIGRGRSILIDGD